The following coding sequences are from one Granulicella sp. L56 window:
- a CDS encoding glycoside hydrolase family 76 protein, with translation MTLSKTNPIVRILPVFLSICIATQALAAPSSNKTDRAHAGVAVNVLQQWYTSQSGLYRTTGWWNSANAITALANYSRMSHTKKYLPIFANTLHAAQAGHDGFPGFINDYYDDEGWWALAWIDVYDLTGKTEYLQAAGSIFDNMQKGWETETCDGGVWWSKKSKEKNAIENELFLAVAASLANRAKAPEERQRYLGWAQKEWVWFHDSGMINGEHLINDGLDISNPTHCTNNGRATWSYNQGVILGALMELNKAAPDPALTETASAIAHAAIEHLVDGQGVLHEPNGAHTGGDVPQFKGIFSRNLMLLNNAFPDGSYASFARANAASLWAKDRDSANHLGFWWAGPFDLADAARQSSALDALTAAADLGSGRRQ, from the coding sequence ATGACGCTATCCAAAACGAACCCGATTGTCCGCATCCTTCCTGTCTTCCTCTCAATATGCATCGCCACGCAGGCATTGGCTGCACCGTCATCGAACAAAACCGACCGGGCGCATGCGGGTGTGGCAGTGAATGTGTTGCAGCAGTGGTACACGTCGCAGAGTGGCCTGTATCGCACGACGGGGTGGTGGAACTCCGCCAACGCAATCACCGCGCTTGCGAACTACAGCCGGATGAGTCACACGAAAAAATACCTGCCCATCTTTGCGAACACGCTGCACGCCGCGCAGGCTGGGCATGACGGGTTTCCGGGCTTCATCAACGACTACTACGACGACGAGGGCTGGTGGGCGCTGGCCTGGATCGATGTCTATGACCTGACTGGGAAGACCGAGTATCTTCAGGCCGCGGGCTCCATCTTCGACAACATGCAAAAAGGATGGGAGACCGAGACGTGTGACGGAGGCGTGTGGTGGAGCAAGAAGAGCAAAGAGAAGAATGCGATTGAGAATGAGCTGTTCCTTGCGGTTGCGGCTTCGCTGGCGAATCGCGCAAAAGCTCCCGAGGAGCGTCAGCGATATCTAGGCTGGGCACAGAAGGAATGGGTCTGGTTTCATGACTCGGGCATGATCAACGGCGAACATCTGATCAACGATGGACTCGACATCTCGAACCCAACACACTGCACCAACAACGGCAGAGCTACGTGGAGCTACAACCAGGGAGTGATTCTCGGCGCACTGATGGAGCTGAACAAAGCCGCGCCCGATCCGGCGCTTACGGAGACGGCGTCGGCTATCGCACATGCGGCGATCGAGCACCTCGTCGATGGCCAGGGTGTATTGCATGAGCCCAACGGCGCACATACCGGCGGCGACGTGCCGCAGTTCAAAGGCATCTTCAGCCGCAATCTTATGCTGCTCAACAATGCGTTCCCGGATGGCAGCTACGCGAGCTTTGCGAGAGCGAATGCCGCGAGCCTATGGGCCAAGGACCGAGACTCCGCGAATCATCTGGGCTTCTGGTGGGCTGGGCCGTTCGATCTGGCCGATGCCGCGCGTCAGAGTTCGGCGCTGGATGCTCTGACGGCCGCGGCTGATCTTGGTTCTGGTCGGCGTCAGTAA
- a CDS encoding metallopeptidase TldD-related protein — translation MTRQRVVVAGAAIAGLVMVGMALPGRVVAAAEAHAETGQTSSVLVDTMESELHRAMNSLGSSSSAAQQPKPYFLSYSVADGEEVSIAAQFGAITNSNQSHRRFADVQVRIGSPAEDNTHGDHRNSALTTIPIPLTNDSNAIARSLWFATNRGYGKALDGYLKVKADQEVRAKEEDGSPDFSTEEAKVALLPTAPPLKVDTAEWETRLRELSGLFKQYPDVFYNTVALEASSETDYFVSSEGAKVATPNHVARLVVLGRTRAADGMDMFRAETFEADATGHLPDQKVLAAKITEMGKNLEALRVAPITDPYNGPAILSGRAAAVFFHEVLGHRLEGQRQRGDDEGQTFTKLMGKQILPTFMSVSDDPTLEKFEGTWLSGHYDYDDEGEQARRVDLITDGILKTFLMSRQPVAGFAHSNGHGRAEVAHMPNGRQGNLIVTSSKTVSDAELRKMLIDEAKKQGKAYGLYFEDISSGFAVTTRRSPQAFQVIPLVVYRVYVDGRPDELVRGVSIVGTPQAALARIVATDDKPEVFNGICGAESGSIPVSAVAPAMLVSEIETQKQAQGTARPPILPPPNAEISADASGKGGQ, via the coding sequence ATGACGAGACAGAGAGTCGTGGTTGCCGGTGCTGCAATAGCCGGTTTGGTGATGGTGGGGATGGCCCTGCCAGGGCGTGTGGTTGCGGCGGCGGAGGCCCATGCGGAAACGGGTCAGACTTCCAGCGTTCTGGTGGACACGATGGAGTCGGAACTGCATCGCGCGATGAACTCGCTGGGCAGTTCCAGCAGCGCGGCACAGCAACCGAAGCCGTATTTCCTGAGCTATTCGGTGGCCGACGGCGAAGAGGTCAGCATCGCCGCTCAATTTGGCGCGATCACGAACTCGAACCAAAGCCATCGCCGTTTTGCCGACGTACAGGTGCGCATCGGTTCGCCCGCCGAAGACAACACGCACGGCGACCATCGCAACAGCGCGCTCACGACCATCCCCATTCCGCTGACCAATGACAGCAACGCCATTGCGCGTAGTCTTTGGTTTGCGACGAATCGCGGCTACGGCAAGGCGCTCGACGGCTATCTGAAGGTGAAGGCAGACCAGGAGGTCCGCGCCAAGGAAGAGGACGGGTCGCCGGATTTTTCGACGGAAGAGGCAAAGGTAGCCTTGCTGCCGACCGCTCCGCCGCTCAAGGTCGACACTGCGGAGTGGGAGACGCGGCTGCGTGAGCTCTCCGGCCTGTTCAAGCAGTATCCGGACGTCTTCTACAACACGGTGGCGCTTGAGGCCAGCTCCGAGACGGACTACTTCGTCTCGTCGGAGGGCGCGAAGGTCGCCACGCCGAACCACGTTGCCCGCCTGGTGGTTCTGGGCCGAACGCGTGCAGCCGATGGCATGGACATGTTTCGCGCCGAGACCTTCGAGGCCGATGCGACCGGACATCTTCCCGATCAGAAGGTACTCGCCGCAAAGATCACCGAGATGGGCAAAAATCTCGAAGCCTTGCGCGTGGCCCCGATCACCGACCCCTATAACGGCCCCGCGATTCTGAGCGGACGAGCGGCGGCTGTCTTCTTTCACGAAGTTCTCGGCCATCGCCTGGAAGGCCAGAGGCAGCGTGGCGACGACGAGGGTCAGACCTTCACCAAGCTGATGGGCAAGCAGATCCTGCCCACCTTCATGAGCGTCTCCGACGACCCCACGCTCGAGAAGTTTGAGGGAACCTGGTTGAGCGGCCACTACGACTACGACGACGAGGGCGAGCAGGCGCGTCGCGTCGATCTGATCACGGACGGAATCCTCAAGACATTCCTGATGTCGCGTCAACCGGTCGCAGGCTTTGCTCATAGTAATGGCCACGGGCGCGCCGAGGTGGCCCACATGCCTAACGGACGGCAGGGAAATCTGATCGTCACCTCGTCGAAGACGGTAAGCGATGCCGAGCTGCGGAAGATGCTGATTGACGAGGCGAAGAAGCAGGGCAAAGCCTACGGGCTTTACTTCGAGGACATCTCCTCCGGATTCGCGGTGACGACGCGGCGCTCGCCACAAGCCTTCCAGGTCATCCCGCTGGTCGTCTATCGCGTGTATGTGGACGGACGGCCCGATGAGCTGGTGCGCGGCGTAAGCATCGTAGGCACACCGCAGGCGGCTCTGGCGCGAATCGTTGCCACCGACGACAAGCCGGAGGTCTTCAACGGAATCTGCGGCGCCGAATCAGGCAGCATCCCAGTCAGCGCGGTGGCACCGGCTATGCTGGTCAGCGAGATTGAGACGCAGAAGCAGGCACAGGGCACCGCCAGACCTCCCATCCTTCCTCCTCCTAACGCAGAGATCAGCGCAGATGCTTCCGGAAAGGGTGGCCAATGA
- a CDS encoding ComF family protein, with product MSRFLQKPERVVRAVVDDLVTTLFPADCRVCGGPLLRAGLSPVCEDCLGAVAVQTATLCRQCGEALDLEGVRFAGQFPAEGLLCSPCRMVAPEFERAVAYGVYQDGLREMVHLLKYERMSAVARPLGGMLAQAVEMLEGQTGAELMVVAVPLFPTKERQRGYNQAVLLADAALSELEKTRPEWKLRAAHGVIRRVRDTESQFALTSHGRRRNLKGAFAVRDGSALTGREVLLVDDIYTTGATARECARVLRRAGATKVWVATLARAQREMVEFWDAS from the coding sequence ATGTCGCGCTTTCTGCAAAAGCCGGAACGGGTGGTTCGGGCTGTTGTCGATGATTTGGTAACAACTTTATTTCCCGCCGATTGCAGGGTTTGTGGTGGACCGCTGCTTCGGGCTGGACTCTCTCCTGTTTGCGAAGATTGTTTAGGTGCCGTTGCGGTGCAGACGGCGACGTTGTGCAGGCAGTGTGGGGAAGCTCTTGATCTGGAAGGGGTTCGGTTTGCAGGACAGTTCCCTGCCGAGGGATTGCTGTGCTCGCCTTGCCGGATGGTTGCGCCGGAGTTTGAGCGGGCGGTCGCCTATGGGGTCTATCAGGATGGACTGCGCGAGATGGTGCATCTGCTCAAATACGAGCGGATGAGCGCTGTGGCGCGTCCACTGGGTGGAATGCTGGCGCAGGCAGTCGAGATGCTGGAGGGGCAGACTGGCGCGGAGTTAATGGTGGTCGCGGTGCCGCTGTTCCCGACCAAGGAAAGACAACGGGGTTATAACCAGGCGGTTTTGCTGGCGGATGCGGCGCTGTCCGAGCTGGAGAAGACGCGGCCGGAGTGGAAGCTGCGCGCGGCGCATGGAGTGATTCGGAGGGTGCGGGATACAGAGAGCCAGTTTGCGCTGACCTCGCATGGCCGCAGGCGGAACCTGAAAGGCGCGTTTGCGGTGCGAGATGGCTCTGCGTTGACCGGGCGCGAGGTTCTGCTGGTGGATGACATTTATACGACCGGAGCGACCGCGCGGGAGTGTGCGCGAGTTCTTCGGCGGGCTGGAGCGACGAAGGTTTGGGTCGCTACGCTGGCCCGGGCGCAGCGAGAGATGGTTGAGTTTTGGGATGCATCATGA
- a CDS encoding BlaI/MecI/CopY family transcriptional regulator — translation MGEQDKEGLTKLELQIMQVIWRRGTSNVGEVQEGLEQQLAYTTVQTMLNILHRKGKLKRKLQGRAYEYSATVSEAKALSHALRDVVDRMFGGSSEELVMSLIKSKQIDAKMIAKLSRKLEEIEEGGGER, via the coding sequence ATGGGCGAGCAGGATAAAGAAGGTTTGACGAAGCTGGAGTTGCAGATCATGCAGGTGATCTGGCGGCGGGGCACGAGCAATGTGGGCGAGGTGCAGGAGGGGCTGGAGCAGCAGTTGGCTTACACGACTGTTCAGACGATGCTGAACATTCTGCACCGCAAGGGCAAGCTGAAGCGGAAGCTGCAGGGGCGGGCGTATGAGTACAGCGCTACCGTGTCGGAGGCCAAGGCGTTGAGCCATGCGCTCCGCGACGTGGTCGACCGCATGTTCGGCGGGTCGAGCGAAGAGCTGGTGATGAGCCTGATCAAGAGCAAGCAGATCGATGCGAAGATGATCGCCAAACTGAGCCGCAAGCTGGAAGAGATAGAAGAAGGTGGAGGCGAGCGATGA
- a CDS encoding metallopeptidase TldD-related protein, whose product MLRAMQTELSREKALLVLPGMQRPYFIEYQLDDLTSYEAIANYGALTREESNHQRVVRVTVRVGDYAADSSTSRGEGAIALAPSDNNPEALRYALWTATDTAYKNALQTYAAKQAALKQFQTPQVEHDFAEAKPVVHVAPLVAIDLDRKEWKQRIIDASGLFETAPEVRASAEQVQYSTANVRAVAVNRYLVNTEGTVVRQGYTGYAAGISVGGQASDGMQLSRDNGPTAADAKELETGPEFRKRVIEDLKSLTALRAALVVPAEDYHGPILFSGDAASDVMARLFVPNIEADRPAMGTTARTTGAYASSYKSRVLPAILNVTDDPLMTKFAGKTLLGAYEVDDEGVPAQSVDVVVKGILQNYLIGREPVKDFPASNGHGRSAPGQAAHSRASVVIVKSSEAVPVSELNKRLIAMAKEQGRDVYAVETLGGALEPRLLYRVHADGSRELVRGAVFDELDNRSLRSDIVAVGNDDYVSNSLGPVPQTTIAPSLLFDDVGVKRAVEEQQKLPYYPPPALDKK is encoded by the coding sequence ATGTTGCGTGCCATGCAGACAGAGCTTAGCCGCGAGAAGGCGCTCCTTGTCTTGCCCGGAATGCAGCGGCCGTACTTCATCGAATATCAGCTCGACGATTTGACCAGCTACGAGGCCATCGCCAACTATGGAGCGCTGACCCGCGAAGAGTCGAACCATCAGCGCGTGGTGCGTGTCACCGTTCGTGTTGGGGACTATGCCGCGGACAGCAGCACCAGCCGGGGAGAAGGCGCCATCGCGCTTGCGCCCAGCGACAACAATCCCGAGGCGTTGCGGTACGCTCTTTGGACTGCGACCGATACGGCGTACAAGAATGCGTTGCAAACCTACGCCGCCAAGCAGGCCGCGTTGAAGCAGTTTCAAACCCCACAGGTGGAGCATGACTTCGCCGAGGCGAAGCCGGTGGTGCACGTAGCTCCGCTGGTCGCGATTGATCTCGACCGCAAAGAGTGGAAGCAGCGAATCATCGACGCGAGCGGACTTTTCGAGACTGCGCCCGAGGTCCGCGCTTCAGCGGAACAGGTGCAATACTCGACGGCGAACGTGCGTGCAGTGGCTGTGAACCGGTATCTGGTGAACACCGAAGGAACCGTGGTGCGGCAGGGATACACGGGTTACGCCGCTGGTATCAGTGTCGGCGGCCAGGCCTCCGACGGAATGCAGTTGAGTCGCGATAACGGGCCGACCGCCGCGGACGCGAAGGAGTTGGAGACCGGGCCTGAGTTTCGCAAGCGCGTGATCGAAGATCTGAAGAGCCTCACTGCGCTGCGTGCTGCCCTAGTAGTCCCGGCAGAGGACTACCACGGTCCCATCCTCTTCAGCGGCGATGCAGCGTCCGATGTTATGGCACGGCTATTCGTTCCCAACATTGAGGCAGACCGTCCCGCGATGGGCACAACGGCGCGGACGACAGGAGCCTATGCGTCCAGCTATAAATCGCGTGTATTGCCCGCGATACTGAACGTCACCGACGACCCCCTGATGACGAAGTTTGCAGGCAAGACCCTGCTGGGCGCTTACGAGGTCGATGACGAGGGCGTCCCCGCGCAATCCGTCGATGTCGTGGTCAAAGGCATCCTGCAGAACTACCTCATCGGGCGCGAGCCGGTGAAGGACTTCCCCGCTTCCAACGGGCATGGACGCTCCGCGCCGGGACAGGCGGCGCACTCACGCGCCAGTGTCGTGATCGTGAAATCAAGCGAGGCTGTGCCGGTAAGTGAGTTGAACAAGCGCCTGATTGCCATGGCGAAGGAACAGGGCCGCGATGTCTATGCGGTCGAGACTCTGGGCGGCGCTCTCGAACCCCGTCTCTTGTATCGCGTCCATGCGGATGGCAGCAGGGAACTGGTGCGCGGTGCGGTCTTCGACGAACTCGACAACCGCAGCCTGCGCTCGGATATCGTGGCGGTGGGCAATGACGATTATGTCTCAAACTCGCTAGGCCCGGTGCCGCAGACCACGATTGCCCCGAGCCTGTTGTTCGACGATGTAGGCGTCAAGCGTGCAGTCGAGGAGCAGCAGAAGCTGCCCTACTACCCCCCACCGGCATTGGATAAAAAGTAG
- a CDS encoding HNH endonuclease: MQSGKMRKQRLTGNRHSGHGSSHASGRLVSDVDVRIGVFRQPAMQTPVLVLNASYEPINICGARRALVLVLKGVARTEEEQGAILHAARVTVAMPSVIRLLEYRRIPHQTRALSRKNILLRDRNSCQYCSIVLTAGELTLDHVIPRSRGGLSTWENLVACCHDCNRRKGNQLLHELTDMTLQREPRPFSLHTSRHIMRMIGSADAAWRKYLYFEAGDAA; this comes from the coding sequence ATGCAATCGGGGAAGATGCGGAAGCAGAGGCTAACTGGGAATCGACACTCGGGACATGGCAGCTCCCATGCGAGCGGGAGGCTGGTGTCAGATGTGGATGTCCGGATTGGTGTGTTCCGGCAACCGGCGATGCAGACGCCGGTGCTGGTGCTGAATGCCAGCTATGAACCGATTAATATCTGCGGAGCGCGGCGGGCTCTGGTGCTGGTGTTGAAGGGTGTGGCGCGCACCGAGGAGGAGCAGGGCGCGATCCTTCATGCAGCGCGGGTGACTGTGGCGATGCCAAGCGTGATCCGGCTGCTGGAGTACCGACGGATTCCGCATCAGACACGGGCGCTTTCGCGCAAGAACATTTTGCTGCGGGACAGAAATAGCTGCCAGTACTGCTCTATCGTGCTGACGGCGGGCGAGCTGACGCTTGACCATGTGATTCCGCGGTCAAGGGGTGGGCTTTCGACCTGGGAGAATTTAGTGGCGTGCTGCCATGACTGCAACCGGCGCAAGGGCAATCAGTTGCTGCATGAGCTGACCGACATGACGCTGCAACGGGAGCCACGGCCGTTCAGCCTGCATACCTCGCGGCACATCATGCGGATGATCGGCAGTGCCGATGCTGCGTGGCGGAAGTACCTGTACTTTGAGGCGGGTGACGCGGCTTAG
- a CDS encoding RNA polymerase sigma factor, with product MNKVDAEAIQQILSGNRDAYRVLMDRHFCTVHRIAFRITGNQADAEEAAQEAFLRAYNKLPGFRQDASFSTWITRIAMNTAINLVERRNRDLSQYGPRITENPSPVEQTVQLADTHAGPERQLLDLEAASLRNEALAHLTPMERTAFTLRHMEDLPIAEIAAALNVPANSAKQAVFRAVGKLRRSLAPLAGGLS from the coding sequence ATGAACAAAGTCGATGCAGAGGCGATTCAGCAGATACTGTCCGGAAACCGGGATGCCTACCGGGTCCTGATGGACCGCCACTTCTGCACCGTGCATCGCATCGCCTTCCGCATCACCGGCAATCAGGCCGACGCGGAAGAGGCCGCGCAGGAGGCATTCCTTCGCGCCTACAACAAGCTTCCGGGCTTCCGGCAGGACGCCTCTTTTTCCACCTGGATCACGCGAATCGCTATGAATACCGCCATCAATCTCGTCGAACGCCGCAACCGCGATCTCTCGCAATACGGCCCACGCATCACCGAGAATCCCTCCCCGGTCGAGCAGACCGTTCAATTGGCCGACACGCACGCCGGCCCTGAACGGCAACTGCTCGACCTTGAAGCTGCCTCGCTTCGCAACGAAGCGCTCGCCCACCTTACCCCTATGGAGCGGACCGCCTTCACGCTTCGCCACATGGAAGACCTGCCCATCGCCGAGATCGCCGCTGCGCTGAATGTGCCCGCCAACTCGGCCAAGCAGGCTGTCTTCCGTGCTGTCGGCAAGCTGCGGCGCTCCCTCGCTCCCCTCGCAGGAGGCTTGTCATGA
- a CDS encoding HEAT repeat domain-containing protein, with protein sequence MTTAMSTTITTTKRIGSRLLSPALLLVFAVAQPLYGMVFDPAPLPAAAANDNSPYAAGTRAMNEQRWQDAIRAFDKVIAAKEKRSDAALYWKAYSLNKLRRHSDAAAICNTLHAQYADSPWNKDCDVLSISNPDININLSDKITQSMNIHVNPDVHIDPIVIPNINVDINNNPDMKILALNSMLNQDPAKAIPILRGILNGNQSIGVKKHAIFVLAQSKSPEARAMLHDAVTGKMDLELQRQAITMMALFQGKRDDDTLAEVYRTTSDRQIKKSIISAFFLTQDAPHLVELARSEKDLQLKRTIVAQLSVMNDKVATDYMMELLK encoded by the coding sequence ATGACCACAGCAATGTCCACGACCATCACTACGACAAAACGAATCGGCAGCAGACTTCTCTCCCCGGCACTTCTGCTTGTCTTTGCGGTTGCACAACCGCTCTACGGAATGGTCTTCGATCCAGCGCCTCTGCCTGCGGCAGCCGCCAACGACAACAGCCCCTACGCTGCCGGAACTCGCGCCATGAACGAACAGCGATGGCAGGATGCGATCCGCGCATTCGACAAGGTGATTGCGGCCAAAGAGAAGCGCTCCGACGCTGCCCTTTATTGGAAGGCTTACTCGCTCAACAAGCTTCGCCGCCACTCCGATGCTGCGGCAATCTGCAACACGCTCCATGCGCAGTATGCCGATAGCCCCTGGAATAAGGACTGCGATGTTCTCTCGATCAGCAATCCCGACATCAACATCAATCTCAGCGACAAGATTACGCAGAGCATGAACATTCACGTCAATCCCGATGTTCATATCGATCCCATCGTCATCCCCAACATCAATGTCGATATCAATAACAACCCCGACATGAAGATCCTCGCGCTCAACTCCATGCTCAATCAGGACCCGGCCAAGGCCATCCCGATCCTGCGCGGCATCCTCAATGGAAATCAATCGATCGGGGTGAAGAAACACGCCATCTTTGTGCTCGCGCAGAGCAAATCTCCCGAGGCGCGGGCCATGCTGCACGACGCCGTTACCGGCAAGATGGACCTTGAACTTCAGCGCCAGGCCATCACGATGATGGCGCTCTTCCAGGGCAAGCGCGACGACGACACGCTCGCCGAAGTCTACCGCACCACTTCTGATCGCCAGATCAAGAAGTCCATCATCTCCGCCTTCTTCCTCACCCAGGACGCGCCCCATCTGGTCGAGCTGGCCCGCAGCGAGAAAGACCTCCAGTTGAAGCGCACGATCGTCGCCCAACTCTCCGTCATGAACGACAAGGTTGCCACCGACTACATGATGGAGCTTCTCAAGTAA
- a CDS encoding OPT family oligopeptide transporter — translation MATPTITKTTYQPFVGAGESRRELTPRALILGAFFGVLFGAVTVYVGLRAGLTVAASIPISVLSISILRAFGRASILENNIVQTTGNAGQSIASGVIFTLPALIFLGFDLESTRIFALALFGGWLGVLFMIPLRRQLIVEEHGSLTYPEGTACADVLEAGERGGSFASRVFLGLGLGGIYTLFQNDNLFSLWPSQPDYQPNLGAQHLLKGSAIRADCTSEYLGVGYIIGLRVSAVMLAGGVFSWLVLMPAIYFFGSHLTSPIYPGTTLISNMTPSDLWSTYVRPMGAGAVAASGLITLLRTAPTIISALTEGLGSMGKNRKGREGSQAKTIRTERDIPMSIVLGGSILLVILMWAFLQFHPVPGAQVGAFANLSAALLVIVFGFLFVTVSARIVGIVGSSASPVSGMTIATLMATAAIFLVRGWTAPAFGALAITIGGIVCIAAANSGDTAQDLKTGFLIGATPWKQQLAIMIGVIVSVFSIGVTLNAMNTGLETFQRMQKPIVFSLNALPDGVQNEGNFKRDHLSLTSHNTDNPTREEVSNTHQLILLNSIGSTTLEDGKYLYNPQTGQIEIQWIQGIGSEKAAAPQGRLMATVINGILTRKLPWGLVLLGVALVICIEMLGIRSLTFAVGAYLSIATTLAIFIGGLMRWMVDRTLEKRVATNPEEIDPDTGLPVPTSVTPALDSESEISSGSLYASGLIAAGGIVGLMGVGVRLYEAATDKMFPRFSDHNPFYHDWVSVIMFALLAFSLYYFARKPLEKK, via the coding sequence ATGGCAACGCCTACCATCACCAAAACCACTTACCAGCCCTTCGTAGGCGCAGGCGAATCCCGCCGCGAGCTCACACCCCGCGCCCTTATCCTCGGTGCCTTCTTCGGTGTGCTCTTCGGAGCGGTCACCGTCTACGTCGGCCTCCGCGCAGGTCTCACCGTAGCGGCATCGATTCCAATCTCGGTCCTCTCTATCAGCATCCTGCGCGCCTTCGGCCGGGCCAGCATCCTTGAGAACAACATCGTCCAGACCACCGGAAACGCTGGCCAATCCATCGCCTCGGGCGTCATCTTCACGCTTCCTGCGTTGATCTTTTTAGGCTTTGATCTGGAGAGCACAAGAATCTTCGCCCTTGCGCTCTTCGGAGGCTGGCTCGGCGTTCTCTTCATGATCCCGCTCCGCCGCCAGCTCATCGTCGAAGAGCATGGTTCGCTCACTTACCCCGAAGGCACTGCCTGTGCCGACGTCCTCGAAGCCGGAGAGCGCGGCGGAAGCTTTGCCAGCCGGGTCTTCCTCGGCCTCGGCCTCGGCGGCATCTACACCCTCTTCCAGAACGACAACCTCTTCTCCCTCTGGCCCTCGCAGCCCGACTACCAGCCCAACCTCGGCGCGCAGCATCTGCTCAAAGGCTCGGCCATTCGCGCCGACTGCACGTCAGAGTATCTCGGCGTCGGCTACATCATCGGCCTTCGCGTCTCCGCCGTCATGCTCGCCGGAGGAGTCTTCTCCTGGCTCGTCCTGATGCCCGCGATCTACTTCTTCGGCTCTCACCTAACCAGCCCCATCTATCCCGGCACGACGCTCATCAGCAACATGACGCCCTCCGATCTCTGGAGCACCTACGTCCGCCCCATGGGCGCGGGGGCCGTCGCCGCCTCCGGCCTCATCACTCTACTTCGCACCGCACCGACCATCATCTCGGCGCTCACTGAAGGCCTCGGCAGCATGGGAAAGAATCGCAAGGGCAGAGAGGGAAGCCAGGCCAAAACCATCCGCACCGAGCGCGACATCCCCATGTCGATCGTTCTCGGCGGAAGCATCCTGCTGGTCATCCTGATGTGGGCGTTTCTGCAGTTTCATCCCGTCCCGGGAGCGCAGGTCGGTGCGTTCGCCAACCTCTCCGCCGCTCTGCTCGTCATCGTCTTCGGATTTTTATTTGTCACTGTCTCCGCCCGCATCGTGGGCATCGTCGGCAGCAGCGCCTCGCCGGTCTCGGGCATGACCATCGCCACGCTGATGGCCACCGCCGCCATCTTTCTCGTCCGCGGTTGGACCGCGCCCGCCTTCGGAGCGCTCGCCATTACCATCGGTGGCATCGTCTGCATCGCCGCCGCCAACTCCGGCGATACCGCGCAGGACCTCAAGACCGGCTTCCTTATCGGAGCCACTCCGTGGAAGCAGCAGCTCGCCATCATGATCGGCGTCATCGTCTCGGTCTTCTCCATCGGCGTCACGCTCAACGCCATGAACACCGGTCTCGAGACCTTTCAGCGAATGCAGAAGCCCATCGTCTTCTCGCTGAACGCTCTCCCCGACGGCGTACAGAATGAAGGCAACTTCAAACGCGATCACCTCTCGCTGACCTCGCACAACACCGACAATCCCACGCGCGAAGAGGTCTCCAACACTCATCAGCTTATTCTGCTCAACTCCATCGGCTCCACCACCCTCGAAGACGGCAAATACCTCTACAACCCGCAGACAGGGCAGATCGAGATCCAGTGGATCCAGGGCATCGGCAGCGAAAAGGCCGCTGCTCCGCAAGGCCGCCTCATGGCCACCGTCATCAACGGAATCCTCACCCGCAAATTGCCCTGGGGATTAGTCCTGCTGGGAGTAGCGCTCGTCATCTGCATCGAAATGCTCGGCATTCGCAGCCTTACGTTTGCCGTAGGAGCCTACCTCTCCATCGCCACCACGCTCGCCATCTTTATCGGCGGCCTCATGCGCTGGATGGTCGATCGCACTCTCGAAAAACGCGTGGCCACCAACCCTGAAGAGATCGACCCGGATACGGGGCTGCCTGTTCCCACCAGCGTCACTCCTGCGCTCGACTCGGAATCGGAGATCAGCTCCGGCTCGCTCTACGCCTCCGGTCTTATTGCGGCAGGAGGCATCGTCGGTCTGATGGGTGTAGGTGTGCGACTCTACGAAGCTGCCACCGACAAGATGTTCCCACGCTTCAGCGACCACAACCCCTTCTATCACGACTGGGTCAGTGTCATCATGTTCGCGCTGCTGGCCTTCTCGCTCTACTACTTCGCCCGCAAGCCGCTGGAGAAAAAGTAG
- a CDS encoding HEAT repeat domain-containing protein, producing the protein MQHFAREDSDAAFREKLTFDLTVTKDPGAVAELIRMAHEDSSPQVRKQAQFWMAMKGGKVVAGDLREISENDPDAQLRKSAVFSLSRLPGDEAATQLIQIANTSKDAAVRKQAVFWLGQSTDPRALDYLTKLLKK; encoded by the coding sequence TTGCAGCACTTTGCCCGCGAGGACTCCGACGCAGCCTTTCGCGAGAAGCTTACCTTCGACCTCACCGTCACCAAAGACCCCGGTGCGGTTGCAGAACTGATTCGCATGGCGCACGAAGATTCCTCTCCGCAGGTCCGCAAGCAGGCTCAGTTCTGGATGGCGATGAAGGGCGGCAAAGTTGTCGCGGGCGATCTTCGCGAGATCAGCGAAAACGATCCCGATGCACAACTTCGTAAATCCGCAGTCTTCTCACTCTCGCGCTTGCCGGGGGACGAAGCGGCTACGCAGCTTATACAGATTGCCAACACCAGCAAAGACGCTGCCGTTCGCAAGCAGGCCGTCTTCTGGCTGGGGCAGTCCACCGATCCGCGCGCGCTCGACTATCTCACGAAGCTGCTCAAGAAATAA